A DNA window from Brachionichthys hirsutus isolate HB-005 chromosome 10, CSIRO-AGI_Bhir_v1, whole genome shotgun sequence contains the following coding sequences:
- the cdkn2aipnl gene encoding CDKN2AIP N-terminal-like protein produces the protein MSSFDVEDFIQQNRVVADRVETFRTYAESEKQWRGRREFILRNISDFRKKQTNYLLSLSMVWANNVFMGCRYSAELLDKVKEMAEGIEVEDAPVFKTRDEIMKKQQA, from the exons ATGTCTTCCTTCGACGTTGAAGACTTTATCCAGCAGAACAGAGTCGTCGCCGACCGCGTGGAAACGTTCAGGACTTACGCGGAGAGTGAGAAGCAGTGGCGGGGCCGGAGAGAGTTCATCCTGCGGAACATTAGCGACTTCCGGAAGAAGCAGACGAACTACCTGCTGTCTCTGTCCATGGTCTGGGCGAACAACGTGTTCATGGGCTGCAGGTACAGCGCGGAGCTCCTGGACAAAGTGAAGGAAATGGCGGAAGGGATCGAGGTGGAGGACGCGCCGGTGTTCAAGACCAGAGATGAGATTATGAAGAAGCAACAG GCTTGA
- the ube2b gene encoding ubiquitin-conjugating enzyme E2 B isoform X1 has protein sequence MSTPARRRLMRDFKRLQEDPPTGVSGAPSENNIMLWNAVIFGPVGTPFEDGTFKLLIEFSEEYPNKPPTVRFISRMFHPNVYADGSICLDILQNRWSPTYDVSSILTSIQSLLDEPNPNSPANSQAAQLYQENKREYEKRVTAIVEQSWVDG, from the exons ATGTCGACCCCGGCGAGGAGACGGCTTATGAGAGATTTTAAAAG ACTTCAAGAAGATCCTCCCACTGGTGTGAGCGGAGCGCCGTCAGAGAACAACATCATGCTTTGGAATGCAGTTATTTTTGG GCCTGTGGGGACACCGTTTGAAGATG gaACATTTAAGCTTCTGATAGAGTTTTCAGAGGAGTACCCAAACAAGCCTCCCACAGTTCGGTTTATCTCCAGAATGTTCCACCCTAATG TTTACGCGGATGGAAGTATATGTTTAGACATCCTCCAGAACCGCTGGAGCCCCACGTACGACGTGTCGTCCATCCTCACCTCCATCCAG TCTTTGTTGGACGAGCCAAATCCCAACAGCCCGGCCAACAGCCAGGCCGCACAGCTCTACCAGGAAAACAAGAGGGAGTACGAGAAGAGGGTGACGGCCATCGTGGAGCAGAGCTGGGTGGACGGCTga
- the ppp2cab gene encoding serine/threonine-protein phosphatase 2A catalytic subunit alpha isoform, whose amino-acid sequence MDEKVFTKEIDQWIEQLNECKQLTEGQVKTLCEKAKEILTKESNVQEVRCPVTVCGDVHGQFHDLMELFKIGGKSPDTNYLFMGDYVDRGYYSVETVTLLVALKVRFRERITILRGNHESRQITQVYGFYDECLRKYGNANVWKYFTDLFDYLPLTALVDSQIFCLHGGLSPSIDTLDHIRALDRLQEVPHEGPMCDLLWSDPDDRGGWGISPRGAGYTFGQDISETFNHANRLTLVSRAHQLVMEGYNWCHERNVVTIFSAPNYCYRCGNQAAIMELDDTLKYSFLQFDPAPRRGEPHVTRRTPDYFL is encoded by the exons atggACGAAAAAGTGTTTACGAAAGAAATCGATCAGTGGATCGAGCAGCTCAACGAGTGTAAGCAGCTgacagagggacaggtgaagaCGCTGTGTGAAAAG GCAAAAGAGATCTTGACAAAGGAGTCAAACGTCCAGGAGGTGAGATGTCCGGTGACGGTGTGTGGCGACGTCCACGGACAGTTCCACGACCTCATGGAGCTGTTTAAGATCGGAGGGAAGTCTCCAGACACCAATTATTTGTTCATGGGAGACTACGTAGACAGAGGGTACTACTCCGTAGAGACCGTCACTTTACTAGTAGCGCTTAAG GTGCGTTTCCGTGAACGCATCACGATCCTCAGAGGAAACCACGAGAGCAGGCAGATCACGCAAGTGTACGGCTTCTACGACGAGTGCTTAAGGAAATATGGCAACGCCAACGTTTGGAAGTACTTCACGGACCTCTTTGACTATCTCCCCCTCACTGCCTTGGTGGACTCCCAG ATTTTCTGCCTTCATGGAGGCCTGTCGCCGTCCATAGACACTTTGGATCACATCAGAGCACTGGACCGTTTACAGGAAGTCCCACACGAG GGGCCCATGTGTGACCTGCTGTGGTCGGACCCTGACGACCGAGGCGGCTGGGGCATCTCCCCCCGTGGAGCCGGCTACACCTTCGGCCAGGACATCTCCGAGACGTTCAACCACGCCAACCGCCTCACGCTGGTGTCCCGGGCCCACCAGCTGGTGATGGAG ggttACAACTGGTGCCATGAGAGGAACGTGGTGACAATATTTAGTGCTCCCAACTACTGTTATCGCTGTGGCAACCAGGCAGCCATCATGGAACTAGACGACACTCTCAAATACTCGTT CTTGCAGTTCGATCCTGCGCCTCGTAGAGGGGAGCCTCACGTCACTCGCCGCACGCCAGATTACTTCCTGTAA
- the ube2b gene encoding ubiquitin-conjugating enzyme E2 B isoform X2 produces MRRRIRLGLQEDPPTGVSGAPSENNIMLWNAVIFGPVGTPFEDGTFKLLIEFSEEYPNKPPTVRFISRMFHPNVYADGSICLDILQNRWSPTYDVSSILTSIQSLLDEPNPNSPANSQAAQLYQENKREYEKRVTAIVEQSWVDG; encoded by the exons atgaggaggaggattaggTTAGG ACTTCAAGAAGATCCTCCCACTGGTGTGAGCGGAGCGCCGTCAGAGAACAACATCATGCTTTGGAATGCAGTTATTTTTGG GCCTGTGGGGACACCGTTTGAAGATG gaACATTTAAGCTTCTGATAGAGTTTTCAGAGGAGTACCCAAACAAGCCTCCCACAGTTCGGTTTATCTCCAGAATGTTCCACCCTAATG TTTACGCGGATGGAAGTATATGTTTAGACATCCTCCAGAACCGCTGGAGCCCCACGTACGACGTGTCGTCCATCCTCACCTCCATCCAG TCTTTGTTGGACGAGCCAAATCCCAACAGCCCGGCCAACAGCCAGGCCGCACAGCTCTACCAGGAAAACAAGAGGGAGTACGAGAAGAGGGTGACGGCCATCGTGGAGCAGAGCTGGGTGGACGGCTga